In a genomic window of Phragmites australis chromosome 14, lpPhrAust1.1, whole genome shotgun sequence:
- the LOC133891382 gene encoding metal transporter Nramp5-like isoform X1, which translates to MEIEREAPGDERARSWSANVAQEDTKKHQDSDQLIKVIYEPSWKRFLVHVGPGFMVSLAYLDPGNLETDLQAGANHRYELLWVILIGLIFALIIQSLAANLGVVTGMHLAEICRSEYPKFVTVCLWILAEMAVIAADIPEVIGTAFAFNLLFHIPVWVGVLITGSSTLLLLGLHKYGVRKLEFLISMLVFVMAACFFGELSIVKPPAVEVLKGLFVPRLKGPGATGDAIALLGSLIMPHNLFLHSALVLSRKTPPAVRGIKDACRYFLYESGFALFVALLINIAVVSVSGTVCFSSNLSPEDATKCGDLTLDGSSFLLKNVLGRSSSIVYGVALLASGQSSTITGTYSGQYIMQGFLDIRMKKWLRNLMTRSIAIAPSLVVSIIGGSSGAGRLIIIASMILSFELPFALIPLLKFSSSSSKMGPHKNSIYVIVFSWFLGLLIIGINMYFLSTSFVGWLIHNSLPKYANVLVGIIVFPLMLIYILPVIYLTFRKDTVVTFVADSCQTDAEKAKAAGEDEDEPVPYRQDLSDIPLPE; encoded by the exons ATGGAGATTGAGAGAGAAGCCCCGGGCGACGAGAGAGCGAGGAGCTGGAGTGCTAATGTGGCGCAAGAAGACACTAAGAAGCACCAAGACAGTGATCAGTTGATCAAGGTTATTTAT GAGCCTTCATGGAAAAGGTTCCTGGTTCATGTTGGACCAGGTTTTATGGTGTCTTTGGCATACTTAGATCCTGGAAATT TGGAAACAGATCTGCAAGCGGGAGCAAATCACAGATATGAA CTCCTATGGGTGATTCTAATTGGTCTCATCTTCGCACTGATCATACAATCACTAGCAGCTAATCTTGGAGTGGTGACAG GAATGCATCTTGCTGAGATATGCAGGAGCGAGTATCCAAAGTTTGTGACGGTCTGTCTATGGATTCTTGCAGAGATGGCCGTGATTGCTGCAGATATCCCGGAAG TTATCGGCACGGCCTTCGCTTTCAACCTCTTGTTTCACATCCCCGTGTGGGTCGGAGTCCTCATCACCGGCTCCAGCACGCTCCTGCTGCTCGGGCTACACAAATATGGG GTGCGGAAGCTGGAGTTTTTGATCTCAATGCTGGTGTTCGTCATGGCGGCGTGCTTTTTCGGGGAACTGAGCATCGTGAAGCCTCCGGCGGTGGAGGTCCTGAAAGGGCTGTTCGTCCCCAGGCTCAAGGGCCCTGGCGCCACGGGGGACGCCATTGCTCTCCTTGGATCCCTTATCATGCC ACACAATCTGTTCTTGCACTCTGCACTTGTGCTGTCGAGGAAGACGCCCCCAGCGGTGAGAGGGATCAAG GACGCCTGCAGGTACTTCCTATACGAGAGCGGGTTCGCGCTCTTCGTGGCGCTGCTGATCAACATCGCCGTCGTCTCCGTCTCCGGAACCGTCTGCTTCTCCAGCAACCTCTCGCCGGAGGACGCCACGAAATGCGGCGACCTCACACTCGACGGATCATCTTTCCTCCTCAAG AACGTGCTAGGTAGGTCGAGTTCCATCGTATACGGCGTGGCCCTCTTGGCGTCTGGGCAAAGCTCCACCATAACAGGCACTTACTCGGGCCAGTACATCATGCAG GGGTTTCTGGATATCAGGATGAAGAAGTGGCTGAGGAACCTGATGACCCGCAGCATCGCCATTGCGCCAAGCTTAGTAGTCTCCATCATCGGCGGCTCCAGTGGAGCCGGGCGTCTCATCATTATCGCATCG ATGATATTGTCCTTTGAGCTTCCGTTTGCCCTTATCCCTCTTCTGAagttcagcagcagcagcagcaagatgGGGCCTCACAAGAACTCCATCTAC GTTATCGTGTTCTCGTGGTTTCTTGGCCTGCTTATCATCGGCATCAACATGTACTTTCTGAGCACGAGCTTTGTGGGGTGGCTCATCCACAACTCGCTGCCCAAGTATGCCAACGTGCTCGTAGGCATCATCGTCTTCCCCCTCATGCTCATCTACATCTTGCCCGTCATCTACCTCACCTTCAGAAAGGATACCGTCGTCACTTTCGTCGCCGACTCCTGTCAGACCGATGCTGAGAAGGCCAAGGCGGCtggcgaggacgaggacgagccCGTGCCGTACCGGCAGGACCTGTCAGACATCCCTCTCCCGGAGTAG
- the LOC133891382 gene encoding metal transporter Nramp5-like isoform X2 codes for MNVWLLQFLRPTLSCFPFQLLWVILIGLIFALIIQSLAANLGVVTGMHLAEICRSEYPKFVTVCLWILAEMAVIAADIPEVIGTAFAFNLLFHIPVWVGVLITGSSTLLLLGLHKYGVRKLEFLISMLVFVMAACFFGELSIVKPPAVEVLKGLFVPRLKGPGATGDAIALLGSLIMPHNLFLHSALVLSRKTPPAVRGIKDACRYFLYESGFALFVALLINIAVVSVSGTVCFSSNLSPEDATKCGDLTLDGSSFLLKNVLGRSSSIVYGVALLASGQSSTITGTYSGQYIMQGFLDIRMKKWLRNLMTRSIAIAPSLVVSIIGGSSGAGRLIIIASMILSFELPFALIPLLKFSSSSSKMGPHKNSIYVIVFSWFLGLLIIGINMYFLSTSFVGWLIHNSLPKYANVLVGIIVFPLMLIYILPVIYLTFRKDTVVTFVADSCQTDAEKAKAAGEDEDEPVPYRQDLSDIPLPE; via the exons ATGAATGTTTGGCTTTTACAATTTCTTCGTCCTACTCTTTCATGTTTTCCTTTTCAGCTCCTATGGGTGATTCTAATTGGTCTCATCTTCGCACTGATCATACAATCACTAGCAGCTAATCTTGGAGTGGTGACAG GAATGCATCTTGCTGAGATATGCAGGAGCGAGTATCCAAAGTTTGTGACGGTCTGTCTATGGATTCTTGCAGAGATGGCCGTGATTGCTGCAGATATCCCGGAAG TTATCGGCACGGCCTTCGCTTTCAACCTCTTGTTTCACATCCCCGTGTGGGTCGGAGTCCTCATCACCGGCTCCAGCACGCTCCTGCTGCTCGGGCTACACAAATATGGG GTGCGGAAGCTGGAGTTTTTGATCTCAATGCTGGTGTTCGTCATGGCGGCGTGCTTTTTCGGGGAACTGAGCATCGTGAAGCCTCCGGCGGTGGAGGTCCTGAAAGGGCTGTTCGTCCCCAGGCTCAAGGGCCCTGGCGCCACGGGGGACGCCATTGCTCTCCTTGGATCCCTTATCATGCC ACACAATCTGTTCTTGCACTCTGCACTTGTGCTGTCGAGGAAGACGCCCCCAGCGGTGAGAGGGATCAAG GACGCCTGCAGGTACTTCCTATACGAGAGCGGGTTCGCGCTCTTCGTGGCGCTGCTGATCAACATCGCCGTCGTCTCCGTCTCCGGAACCGTCTGCTTCTCCAGCAACCTCTCGCCGGAGGACGCCACGAAATGCGGCGACCTCACACTCGACGGATCATCTTTCCTCCTCAAG AACGTGCTAGGTAGGTCGAGTTCCATCGTATACGGCGTGGCCCTCTTGGCGTCTGGGCAAAGCTCCACCATAACAGGCACTTACTCGGGCCAGTACATCATGCAG GGGTTTCTGGATATCAGGATGAAGAAGTGGCTGAGGAACCTGATGACCCGCAGCATCGCCATTGCGCCAAGCTTAGTAGTCTCCATCATCGGCGGCTCCAGTGGAGCCGGGCGTCTCATCATTATCGCATCG ATGATATTGTCCTTTGAGCTTCCGTTTGCCCTTATCCCTCTTCTGAagttcagcagcagcagcagcaagatgGGGCCTCACAAGAACTCCATCTAC GTTATCGTGTTCTCGTGGTTTCTTGGCCTGCTTATCATCGGCATCAACATGTACTTTCTGAGCACGAGCTTTGTGGGGTGGCTCATCCACAACTCGCTGCCCAAGTATGCCAACGTGCTCGTAGGCATCATCGTCTTCCCCCTCATGCTCATCTACATCTTGCCCGTCATCTACCTCACCTTCAGAAAGGATACCGTCGTCACTTTCGTCGCCGACTCCTGTCAGACCGATGCTGAGAAGGCCAAGGCGGCtggcgaggacgaggacgagccCGTGCCGTACCGGCAGGACCTGTCAGACATCCCTCTCCCGGAGTAG
- the LOC133891382 gene encoding metal transporter Nramp5-like isoform X3: protein MHLAEICRSEYPKFVTVCLWILAEMAVIAADIPEVIGTAFAFNLLFHIPVWVGVLITGSSTLLLLGLHKYGVRKLEFLISMLVFVMAACFFGELSIVKPPAVEVLKGLFVPRLKGPGATGDAIALLGSLIMPHNLFLHSALVLSRKTPPAVRGIKDACRYFLYESGFALFVALLINIAVVSVSGTVCFSSNLSPEDATKCGDLTLDGSSFLLKNVLGRSSSIVYGVALLASGQSSTITGTYSGQYIMQGFLDIRMKKWLRNLMTRSIAIAPSLVVSIIGGSSGAGRLIIIASMILSFELPFALIPLLKFSSSSSKMGPHKNSIYVIVFSWFLGLLIIGINMYFLSTSFVGWLIHNSLPKYANVLVGIIVFPLMLIYILPVIYLTFRKDTVVTFVADSCQTDAEKAKAAGEDEDEPVPYRQDLSDIPLPE, encoded by the exons ATGCATCTTGCTGAGATATGCAGGAGCGAGTATCCAAAGTTTGTGACGGTCTGTCTATGGATTCTTGCAGAGATGGCCGTGATTGCTGCAGATATCCCGGAAG TTATCGGCACGGCCTTCGCTTTCAACCTCTTGTTTCACATCCCCGTGTGGGTCGGAGTCCTCATCACCGGCTCCAGCACGCTCCTGCTGCTCGGGCTACACAAATATGGG GTGCGGAAGCTGGAGTTTTTGATCTCAATGCTGGTGTTCGTCATGGCGGCGTGCTTTTTCGGGGAACTGAGCATCGTGAAGCCTCCGGCGGTGGAGGTCCTGAAAGGGCTGTTCGTCCCCAGGCTCAAGGGCCCTGGCGCCACGGGGGACGCCATTGCTCTCCTTGGATCCCTTATCATGCC ACACAATCTGTTCTTGCACTCTGCACTTGTGCTGTCGAGGAAGACGCCCCCAGCGGTGAGAGGGATCAAG GACGCCTGCAGGTACTTCCTATACGAGAGCGGGTTCGCGCTCTTCGTGGCGCTGCTGATCAACATCGCCGTCGTCTCCGTCTCCGGAACCGTCTGCTTCTCCAGCAACCTCTCGCCGGAGGACGCCACGAAATGCGGCGACCTCACACTCGACGGATCATCTTTCCTCCTCAAG AACGTGCTAGGTAGGTCGAGTTCCATCGTATACGGCGTGGCCCTCTTGGCGTCTGGGCAAAGCTCCACCATAACAGGCACTTACTCGGGCCAGTACATCATGCAG GGGTTTCTGGATATCAGGATGAAGAAGTGGCTGAGGAACCTGATGACCCGCAGCATCGCCATTGCGCCAAGCTTAGTAGTCTCCATCATCGGCGGCTCCAGTGGAGCCGGGCGTCTCATCATTATCGCATCG ATGATATTGTCCTTTGAGCTTCCGTTTGCCCTTATCCCTCTTCTGAagttcagcagcagcagcagcaagatgGGGCCTCACAAGAACTCCATCTAC GTTATCGTGTTCTCGTGGTTTCTTGGCCTGCTTATCATCGGCATCAACATGTACTTTCTGAGCACGAGCTTTGTGGGGTGGCTCATCCACAACTCGCTGCCCAAGTATGCCAACGTGCTCGTAGGCATCATCGTCTTCCCCCTCATGCTCATCTACATCTTGCCCGTCATCTACCTCACCTTCAGAAAGGATACCGTCGTCACTTTCGTCGCCGACTCCTGTCAGACCGATGCTGAGAAGGCCAAGGCGGCtggcgaggacgaggacgagccCGTGCCGTACCGGCAGGACCTGTCAGACATCCCTCTCCCGGAGTAG